One Solea solea chromosome 5, fSolSol10.1, whole genome shotgun sequence genomic window carries:
- the mesd gene encoding LRP chaperone MESD isoform X2, producing MAADFRWRCAALLLCAALVCILATNGDEKPQKKKKDIRDYNDADMARLLEQWEEDDDIEEGDLPEHKRSPPSIDLSKMDASKPEDLLKMSKKGRTLMVFATVSGNPTEKETEELTGLWQGSLFNANYDIQRTVTSSGQYSSPDSPVYLMPHNPMRHQVSSGIFNHFHLKDLINNGVGMDLWAGPSVMASCDESIKKREEERSRCRTVYF from the exons ATGGCGGCGGACTTCAGGTGGAGATGTGCGGCTCTTCTGCTCTGCGCCGCTTTGGTTTGTATTTTAGCGACAAACGGCGACGAAAAGccccaaaagaagaagaaagacatcCGCGACTACAATGACGCAGATATGGCGCGACTCCTGGAACAGTGGGAG GAGGACGATGACATTGAAGAAGGTGACCTCCCAGAGCACAAGAGGTCTCCTCCCTCCATTGATCTATCTAAGATGGACGCCTCCAAACCTGAGGACCTGCTCAAAATGTCCAAGAAGGGTCGGACGCTGATGGTGTTTGCGACGGTGTCGGGAAATCCCactgagaaagagacagaggagcTCACAGGCCTGTGGCAGGGAAGTCTCTTCAACGCCAACTATGATATTCAGAG gacagtgacatctagtgggcAATATAGCAGCCCTGACTCACCGGTGTATCTGATGCCACATAATCCAATGCGTCACCAGGTTTCTTCTGGAATTTTCAACCATTTTCATCTGAAGGACTTAATCAACAATGGAGTTGGAATGGATCTGTGGGCGGGGCCATCTGTCATGGCTAGTTGTGATGAAAGTATAaagaaaagggaggaggagagaagcagGTGTAGAACAGTCTATTTTTAG
- the mesd gene encoding LRP chaperone MESD isoform X1, producing the protein MAADFRWRCAALLLCAALVCILATNGDEKPQKKKKDIRDYNDADMARLLEQWEEDDDIEEGDLPEHKRSPPSIDLSKMDASKPEDLLKMSKKGRTLMVFATVSGNPTEKETEELTGLWQGSLFNANYDIQRFVVGSNRVIFMLRDGSMAWEVKDFLVSQERCLDVTVEGQVFPGKAAKKDDAKHDQQNGTNAQKKSSKKKKKTEDSQKPDVEGNRASHLKNEL; encoded by the exons ATGGCGGCGGACTTCAGGTGGAGATGTGCGGCTCTTCTGCTCTGCGCCGCTTTGGTTTGTATTTTAGCGACAAACGGCGACGAAAAGccccaaaagaagaagaaagacatcCGCGACTACAATGACGCAGATATGGCGCGACTCCTGGAACAGTGGGAG GAGGACGATGACATTGAAGAAGGTGACCTCCCAGAGCACAAGAGGTCTCCTCCCTCCATTGATCTATCTAAGATGGACGCCTCCAAACCTGAGGACCTGCTCAAAATGTCCAAGAAGGGTCGGACGCTGATGGTGTTTGCGACGGTGTCGGGAAATCCCactgagaaagagacagaggagcTCACAGGCCTGTGGCAGGGAAGTCTCTTCAACGCCAACTATGATATTCAGAG GTTCGTGGTGGGCTCCAACAGAGTGATCTTCATGCTGCGGGACGGCAGCATGGCCTGGGAGGTCAAAGACTTCCTGGTGTCTCAGGAGCGCTGCTTGGACGTCACAGTGGAGGGACAGGTTTTCCCCGGGAAGGCTGCCAAGAAGGACGACGCCAAACACGACCAGCAGAACGGAACCAACGCCCAGAAGAAGagcagcaagaagaagaagaagacagaagatAGCCAGAAGCCGGACGTCGAGGGCAACAGAGCCAGTCATCTGAAAAACGAGCTGTGA